The window tttaaaaaaaaaagtttgcctAAATTACCTAGTATGAAATTCTTAcaattacatctcctccttctccctcatttaaaaatatggaatttatgaaaatacacatattgttcatttcaaattttTAACTGCTGGGCACAAGATGGTGGGATTGGCATttaaactagttgtgatgtcacaaatcatgctcatcggtacatgccttaaactcagatttaaggtgggCACAGAAAAACTtccccccttcagcagatgaatgtggaaacagtgtaactctgcacatacatcattctgcacagtgaagctcagacATACAgctgaagtaacaataagcaaaacacatttttgagtggagggggacctAAAATATACGGGCAAAAGTGGGGATTGCAGGAAAGCTATCTTAGCGAGACAAGCAAACTCTTAGTATCAAcatgtcattttacatttacttgatgaaatgaaagagaaacagtGTAATGCAACATATGGGTGGCAGAGTGACCTCATGTCTACACAGACTGCCCCCTAATTTAAAGGTCTATGGTTCAGAGGCTGCAACAGTCTGTTCAATGTCAAGTCGAGTAAAAGTGCTTCACCAAAGATACTACTTTGTCAGTTTTTGTCAATAAAAGAGACTCCAACTCCTGGAAAGTTATTTCTACAGTTAAAATCTTCCTCCACTTGACAGCATAAGCATGTGACTGTCTAATGCACTTTCAGGGAGGAGCTATGCTAGTAAAATATGAAAGCGGCTGTTAGATTTCAGGCACAAAGTAATGATTTACTATTGAGTGGCTggtgaatttgaacatttatctgtcagtggctggtagatgttcacattttacaaCGTTAACTTCCCACCCTGgttcatttttcatattgaTCCAGCCCAGTCTGGAAAATAGGCTAAAGACATTTAAGggttctttgttgttgttttacacatacacaagcaaaCTTAGCAACTGTAGCCTTTAAAATAGTTTATaggtatatttattttaaaacttcaGACTCTTGACACAAAAACTAAACCAGACCTCTGGATGGAAGGAACATCAAACTCCATTAAAAATTGCTAATTTAATGTGACCTTGATTATTCATAAAAGCTAGGTGCGCATACACATAGGACATGACTTGATACCCTTCCAAGAGTTGTCTCATCACAATGACAGATTCTGCATGCACCTGATCCAACAAGCAgcatttcatttgaaaacatttcaattgAAGAAATGCTTCTTATCATCAGCCACAATGGCTAACTTACTAACTAACACCCACCTGAGTGTTTCTGGTGAAAAGAGACTGTGGGAGTACCAAGCCAAGCAATTTCAAGGTTGATAATCTTTTAAACAAAGTGATGTGGTATTTTGAATGTGTGTAGGAACGAAATCCTGAAACTGTAAATCTAAACAATGCTGaccaaaatcaaatatttcagtattacatgtgGATAACATAGGCAAGCAGACAGATGCATTCAATATTCACTCCACTCTGACACATCAGTCTAGCTCAGAGATGTTTACCACTTAAGTGTAATAAAGCATTTAAGGCCAATCTAAAATTGATAATATTTATTATCAGATACCACGGGACTAATAATATCAACATATCGCCCAGCTTTAGTCCCAATCATATGTTGTTTCACAGATATGAACGTGTGCATGAGAAATGCAGCAGTAGCGAGAATTCATGTGCATACAAGAATGAACACATGAAGGCTTAAAGTAACACAGACTTTACATTGCATACTTAAATCTTCAGACAGCTGAGCATAGCTTTTACACAGCTCCCTACATGCACTCTGAAACTGGACAGCACCCTCACATCTCGTCATAATCAGGTTAACGGTAACAGCCGTCTGAATGCTATGCTATCATCTAACCATTTCCCTGGTTGTAACCCATGGCATTGCCTGTTTGCTCAAACTGGGAGTGGTAAAGCATCTTAAGTTAGTTACTTGTCAGATGAACGCCATTAACtaacgttaacgttagctaattTAGCAACAACAGTGACAGTTGCTACGTTAGCCCGTTAACCCGCTCATTCTCATTTAAGCAGCTTCAGCAGAAACATGCCAGCATTTTCAGCACACATTAACGGACAATATATAGCCTGCTACAATATGTGTGAACTATGCTAGACAGCAAATACCAGAGAGCTTATTGTTTGGTAGCGGACAGTAGCCGCCGCTAGCTGCTTAGAAACAGCTATGAGCTAAGCTTCCATCCGCGCCAACACAACCAGGCCTAACAACGCACTTCACAACGGCAGCTAAAGAAACACAACGGCCTAACAAGCAAGCTCAGAGTAGCATACGAGTACTAAttaaaataaggaaataaattTATACCGCTGAGATACCTGTTTGCGTCTCTAAGAGACAATACGATGCTGGCCGTCCAGTGAGATGGAGGTGATAATGGGATCACTACGGAGAAGCCCGGCCGAGCTTTATACAAGCGTTGCCAGTAACACCCAGAACACAAAACGCAGCTTCCGgttcaaaataaaatcaacagcTACAACGTCCCTCCCGGTTAACACAAAGTTTCGAATTAATCAACAAATGTTGTGTATTAATGAACATCTTAAGTGATACAacattaaatacacattttaatttgcCTATGCTCCTTTGTGTACAATTTAGACATTTCGTGCTTTTAttctaaataaaatgaacacCCTTTCCGGTCCTGTCACGTCTGCTGATGTGTAACTTGTCGCAACTTTTTGAAATTCCTCCAAGGGCGGAGAGACAGCGGGAGGGGCGGAGACAGGGGCGCCACCCTAACTACATCACTGTTGTGTTGAATCATAGACCTTATATACAGTCTTACTGCACGATTAATTAAATCTAGGCTAAAAAACGCCAGCACACACACCCAATTGTTGGACTTCACCCCTCAGACATTTATATTTTGCCCATTAGCGATAGTCTAATGGGCGTCCTTATTTGTGACTAGATTTCAATTTTGATTGGTTTAATTTAAACTAAGGCCCTCCCCCAAGGTGTGATCACCCGTTAGCGATTGGGCCATTTTCTCCTTAGAAGAGATTTGATTGGCTGAATTGAAACTTTGCCCTTCCTCATCTATGATAACCGTTTTCTTATTGGTCCATTTTGTGTATTGCCTTTACAGATTTACTATTTGATTGgttatttatatgattatacattaatattattaatttattatcatttttatcattgttattcatacataatgtatttgtacacctttacaaaaaaaaaccttggaTCATCATGTGCCAAAATTAAAGGTCCAGGGTAttctcacagttttttttaacaatggggtttaaaaaagagaaacacttGTACCCATTCACAAAATACCTTCCCTCCCTTTCTAAGACTCAGAAATACAACATTCTCATTTAGTAGTCATTCATCATTAATACATGTTAGTTTCTTCATTCTTCAAGGTATGTAATGAGCACAATTTTTGCCTCTACAGAAACAACACATTCTGTTAATTTAGAAATGTAGTTCATGAACTAAGAGAAGAGTCTCCTGAGCTCCCACTTTTCTACAGAGATGGTATTCTAAGTTCTAAGTGACAGGCAGAAAACCATGAAATcatgtcagaaaaatacaacaactaTAACACTTCACACAAAATAGAACAATCCACGCCAGCCTCTCACTGCAACTTCCATTACCAAATGTGAGACTGTAGCTTACATCTCCAACAACGCAAAATATAAAACACCAACAGCCACTCAactactgaaaacaaaaaagacaataataatCTGTAACATCTGACTGACAGTTCTGCACAGGATATACACATTTTAGCCTAACTTCAAAGATAAACATTCAACAGACACTGTAGAATTACATTCAACATTCTCTATCAATACACCCAAAAAAATCACTTCTGGAGAGTAGCACAGATTTAGAAAGTTGGACAGTACATATAGGGGCAGGCAGGTGGAGTAAATAAACAATACTATAATTCAGTCAGTGGATCTTATTTATGGGATTGTTCTCTGTGTTGAGCAAGGGTCTagtgcaaaacagaaaatatgaggGTTAACATCAATTTGAGGTACTGTAGTTTTCccaacacaagaaaaacacaagcaaaccGACTTGCAAGCTGATAGAGAGGGAGAACAGACAGTATTTTAATTGTCCAGGAACAACATCACTAGCCTAACAATTGAGTCTTGATTATAACAATGGCTGCACTACAGACATGATGCTGAAATAGTAAGCATAAAAAACAATAGATATTAAACAAATATCATAACCTAATGTACTTTTTAATCCTTTAATTTATCTATTGATGCTACACTTTACTCTACAATTTAAGGTTATTGCTTCTTCTTaaagcatgttactgttgtagctgctctaggtggagctagttttaactactttatatacaattaGCTTGTTTAGTGCAGTGGTTcacaacctaggggtcaggcccctccaaagggtcaccagataaatctgaggggtcgtgagatgattaatgggagaggaaagaaattctgatacacaaatctgttttcagtttttggactttttctctaatatttgatttttggtaaaatattggatcatttgaacatttattgaaatgaaagcatgtgagaagtttagagggaaaaatcactatttggtggagctgttaacaactcatagacatgtgaaatgtgaccccgactacaaactgctttttgtaagacgtcaaaagccaaaaaggttggaaaccactggtttcatcttgtattttaaaagcttgttaaattatccattgtgtcaaatcttcatctaaaaagtaactaaagctgtcaaatatatgtagtggagtagaaaatacaacacttccctctgaaatgtggtggagtggaagtataaagtagcatcaaatggaaatactcaaacaaagtacaaatacctcaaaattgtagttaagtacagtatttcagaaaatgtacttactttccaccactgataatAGCATGTTATTTGTCGACCACACAGAAATCTCTGCCAAAAACCAATTGttaatatgattattattattattgttattattattattattatgtggaAAACCGCAGAGGAACCTTTGTGCCCTCTGTTGTTCGGGGGCATTTAATTAATGTAACTCACAACATCCCCGCTGTTTCCATGGAAGCCCACCATGTCAGGACCCGGACAGTCACCGCTGTGAAAGCTAGCAGAATCCCAGGACTAGAGAAATGCAATGATTTAATGTGAACTTAGCTAGCAAGACAGTTCACTGTTTACAGTTACGTACGTCTCAAGCTTATAAATGTTCATGTCGACGTTATCTCCTGAAATGACGACTAGAATGAACCGTTTTAATACCACCGTTCCCGTTGACGAATACCTCGGTAGGTTCTATGCTAACTGTGCATTTTTAACagcaaactgtgtttttgttcttgcaACCCACGTTAGCCAATCTTTTAACTGAGGCACTTTTTGAGTCAGCTGCGAGTAAGTCAACGTTAAGGTGTCGGTCACCAGCTCAATGAGTCCCCGTTTGAATAACTCAAAGAAGTGAATATAATTAGGATTTCATAATGCTATTAGCTTATTTTAAGAGTTTCCACAACGTGTGGTACCGCAGCTAGCAACATAAATTGAGAAAAAAGGCACGATTTTTTTTCCTAGCTTAGGGTTTAGTGAGTTATGAGTTAATTTCTAGCTTattcaaaatcatttttgtacTGAACATGAATTGAGACTATCAACCAGTCAAATGTTATATTTCTCatgtctgtgtctctttccatccgtccctgtgtgtgtatatatctatatttcCTCACAGCGGACAGTAACGTGTTGTTCTACCTGAGTGATGCTGTGACGCAGTTGCTGGAACATAAAGAAGAATACACCCAGTTTGGGGTGACCCGCTACTTTGCTGAATAGTATGTCACACTGGAtacacagtcagtcacagctgTAAAGACAAAGTTCAGACAGGAGGCCTGGAGAAAAGGTTTTAACGGATGTaggctttttaaatgaaaagaacacacaacgaAATGGCATGCATTAACAGATTATTGTAAACCACTCCAAGCCCCTTGTTTAATACCAAGAACAAAGTCGTGACAATGTTCCTATGTAGGCAGAATATGCTCAACCATAGCTAATATGCAATAATGTATGTACCTAGCAGTACATATTTGTACATCTGAACACATTTCTGTATAtgaagtagggctgcaacaacTAGTCGTTTAATCAACTAGTcggtcaacagaaaattaatctgtaactactttgataatcaattgTATTAGTCAttcttaaagcaaaaatgccgacatttttcagttttcagttctcaaatgtgaagatttcaTGCTTGTATTTGTCATACActatagtaaattgaatatattgttttggactgttggttgggaaaaacatgacatttgaagacgtcacttgACGACTCTAGAAAATCGTACTGgtcattttttttactattttctacgattttacagaccaaacgaTCAATCGATTGATCAgcaaaataattgtcagattaatcatTTGTGAGAATAATAAATAGCTGCAGTTTTAATATAAagttcctctgtttttttcaaactgtgaaaaacatttacacacatttttgtttcacATGTACAGTAATACTGTGATGCTGCCTGTCTAAATGCATTGGTTATTgtaaatgcagctcagtgtATCTTCTGTATGAATTTAGCTAACTGAttctattcatttttaaatttgtgtttgtagttTCAGCAGTGTGAAGAACAGTAACCACGTCCTCTTCAGAGAGTATAACTACATCAAGGCCACTCCTTATAACAGAGCCTCCTTCATCAGAGTCTTCTGGAGATGCTACAGACAGATCGGCAAGAGTGGAGGTGAGTGAGAGTAGTTAAATGACAGCTTATTACGACTTGGATCAATGACAAGGTTAAATACAAAATAAGGTACAAAGCAGCGATGTGGACAACTTCATGAAGTCAGCCATGAAAATGTAGAGAGAAGCAGTTCAGTCAATTAGCTTGCCAATTAGCAATACCTCTGTCTCCAATTGTATCATTTTCAGCTGCTTCATGGCTTGTGTAGCTTATAGGTTGTTACTATGGGTGACTTTGAAACAAATCTATGTGGTGAAGGTGCAGGAAActcaaaattgtacattttgtaGCTAAAAAGTGTTAATTATGTATATCGACCAGCCCTCAGCTTTTGTGTTGCTGGGTTTTTAAAACATGCAGCAGTGTTTTGGTCCAAACATGAAACACTGCTCTTCCCTGATTTGTGATTGACAGTCATTAAGCTATTTAGTATTTAGTGTTGTACATTATGATAATTGTTCACCATAAAGTTCCACTGAGTTTATTCCAAGTGACCAAGAAAAAGGATATTTGTGTGCAGCGTTAATTTCAGCAAATCCAGATTCAAAACTTTCCATTTTTGTTGGGTTGGAAGTGGTGAGCTGCTCTATTTTCAGTTGTAGGGAACTCATCTGAGTCAAACATATAGTTTATGGCTGTTCGATTCCTTTGTGCTGCCATAGTAACCTACACCATGTGGGTTTGTTGCtcttgattttatttgcatctACTTGAAACACCTTTATCATCCTAGAGTCTAGACTTCTGTAATAAGATTTGCTATAAACTCTTCTAAATCAAGTTTCCTGTTCCTAACAATGTGTAAATGAGAAGTAAGCAGCCTTCTATATGTGCTGTTGTATTCCAGACTTACTGTCAATGTTGGAGTACAGGTCTCTGCTGCAGTTACTGTGTCCAGACTTTCCAGTGGAGATGGTGCAGAGTGCAGCCAGGTCAGTACACTGAACCACCACACACAAGAGACATCACCCTTTCCACTCAGCACACTTTACTACCTCCAATAAACCTTTAGACCAGGATCACAACTCCAAATAGGTCAcacctttgtgtgtttgttcactACAATTGTAAAACTACACCAGAGCGACAGTGCTACACTAACAAAAGGAGTTTCAAGCATCTTACCTGACAAACACATGGTTTCTAGCACACTTGAGTTTAAAGtggtgtttttggttttatcaCTTTCCTGCACTCAACAGCTCCCCTCTTGTTCCTCCTTTGTGTTACACTGACCTGATTGTCAGTCATGATAAACAAGGTCAAAGTTGAAACTGATTGAACTTTGATTGCAGCACAGTAGCTCCTCTGCAaggtttcttcttctctttacaGAAAAACAACGGCTCCATGCTGTTTTATCACTGTATTATCACTGATCATGTGTAGATGTCCTGAAGGGGAAAACAACTCCTTAAATGACCAGTTACCCACTGACACAACAGGTTGACATCATAGTGTTTTAAACtggttttcttcttttcctgtaGAATTGTCCTGATGGACGACGCTATAGACTGTCTGATGTCTTTCTCTGATTTCCTTTACGCCTTCCAGCTGCAGTTCTATTACCAAGGTACTTCTGTTTAATAATGTCTGTCCATATCAGGATTTAACTCATATCAGTTCGGCTATATTCCTCAAGTGTTGATAGAATCCAGATATAGACAGTAACAATTCTTACTAATACTTGAAAAGAGTCAGCTAAAAACAGATGCCTTATACTAATGTTCACCCATCTGCCACATCCTGTTTCTAGAGTTCCTGGACAGTGTGCTGGTGATCTACCAGGATCTGTTAGCAGGGAAGAGTCCAAACACAGTCATCGTCCCCACATCCACCTCCATCGAGCAGCTCCCCTCTGTGGCTGCAGAGGAGAATGACAAAGAGGAGCATCAGCAGGACGGGGTGGAGCCGTCCACTCTGGCTCAGTGTATAGATGCCCTCTGTGACAGGTTAAAACACAGGTACAACAACTTTAGTCCTGGCACCAGACCCCTCTAGAATCTTGCTCTTTAATATTATGGTATATGTAGTGTTTACAATAAAAGACTTGACTGTCAGATAGTGGAAGCTGTGTCAGagtatgtgttttaatgtggccTCTGATGTTAATTTGCTTCCCTGCCTCTGTCCTGTTTCTGTGCAGTGCCTCATCTATGTGCAGTGTCGTTGAGCACTTAACTGTAACAGTttgttgttatgtgtgtgttatagcTGACgtttctgcgtgtgtgtgtgtgtgtgtgtgtgtgtgtgtgtgtgtgtgtgtgtgtgtgtgtgtgtgtgtgtgtgtgtgtgtgtgtgtgtgtgtgtgtgtgtgtgtgtgtgtgtgtgtgtgtgtgtgtgtgtgtacagtcatCCTCCCAGGTCCTGTATGAGAGAAGTATTGGAACAGACTGACAAAGTCTCTTACTACAGTTTACTAATGAGCCTGGCTAAACATGAGACGATTAACCAAACCATTGGTAAGTTAAACATTACACATTACctaaatactactactactgctgctgctactactactactttaaTGCTAATGCTCCTGcaactactgctactactagtgcaactactactactgctattaCTACTagtcaattcagttttatttatatagctccAGATCACAACAGAAGTAGTAGTAATCACTCTCCATATAGTTCTGgtttcctgagaaaaatatctggctctttagctgctaaatgctctgttgtctgctgtttggggctggacaggtagtgtacagtgggttcaTGTAGGGGTTGATGAGAGCTCTGAGATTGAACCACACAGTAAATGTGGTGTAAAAGCATAGACTGTaagtgtaaaaccaaaacaataatctaaaaaagaacaaaaaaatatgtagaGCTGCAGAATTTTAGGCTCTAGGTTCATCACTACCAGTaaccctttcacattacacagaaTAATTAgattgaaatgtaaatgtagggAATATGGATTAATACAGCTTTGAAATCTTACATCCTCCCTTTGTTCCCTTGTTCTCTGCAGGAGCGTTACCCAGCAAGGCAGAGCTGCTTATTGACCCAGAGATGGACCAAGAACTGGACAAACTgtaagagcacacacacacacacacacacacacacacacacacacacacacctaaatcGACAGGCATATAACTGTATACTGTGTACTGCACAGGGTGACTGCATCATAATAAGCcaacatattttttttgaatgcttttccttttcttttcattgctcTTTACTTACTgtcttctttgctttcttttttcttctccttttctctgttcctctctttatttctcttatgCTGTCCCGTTCTCTCCAGTATTGCTCAGATCTCAGTCAGtcccagcagcaacagcagcggCAGTGCAGTGGGGGGGCTGAAGGAGGTGCAAAGGAAGGCCTCCCCCAGGAGGAACATCCACCacaggaggaagatggaggtGGAGAGCGACGGCTCCACTGAGGAGACAGATTCCTCTGAAAACTGACCTTTCAACCACTGACCTCTGGCCTTTCACCACTCTGTGACACATCACCTTCCATCTTAAGTCCAAAACTCACAATGATCATTATGATTCGCATGAAAACTGTTTGCTATGTAATCCAGAAAGGCAGTGAGGGATCAAGTGAAATGACTACCCTTGGATATTTATTGTaatctttttaaacaaaacGTTTTTATTGCTCTCACTGTTGGTTGGTAGTAATATGGTTGGTAGtaataaaaagtaatatttcTTTAGCTAGTCATAAATAGTATGATCAACAAGTTGGATATCAGTGATAACACTACATTTAACACTCAGTGACATGTATTCACACTTTCCAATTCTCCTTAGTTGTCATGTTGGAGATGCCTcttgaaacagcatttatacTATACAGTCATGAAACACCAAAACTTAAATGGTTTAACAAAAAGTTAAACCAGTAAAGTTGTTTTAGCTACTTTAAGTTAGCAGCTCCTTACTAAGCAAAATAAGGTTTCATTGCTGTTTACAGAATGACACCTGAAGCTGGTGTAATAACAGATAGGAACCTCTTTCATATTTGAGGTGCAAGTTTTGACTGCAAATACTTGATTTATTCTTAAAAGTAACACTTCATGTTA is drawn from Thunnus thynnus chromosome 5, fThuThy2.1, whole genome shotgun sequence and contains these coding sequences:
- the cstpp1 gene encoding centriolar satellite-associated tubulin polyglutamylase complex regulator 1; this translates as MFMSTLSPEMTTRMNRFNTTVPVDEYLADSNVLFYLSDAVTQLLEHKEEYTQFGVTRYFAEYFSSVKNSNHVLFREYNYIKATPYNRASFIRVFWRCYRQIGKSGDLLSMLEYRSLLQLLCPDFPVEMVQSAARIVLMDDAIDCLMSFSDFLYAFQLQFYYQEFLDSVLVIYQDLLAGKSPNTVIVPTSTSIEQLPSVAAEENDKEEHQQDGVEPSTLAQCIDALCDRLKHSHPPRSCMREVLEQTDKVSYYSLLMSLAKHETINQTIGALPSKAELLIDPEMDQELDKLIAQISVSPSSNSSGSAVGGLKEVQRKASPRRNIHHRRKMEVESDGSTEETDSSEN